DNA from Evansella sp. LMS18:
TGTATGGTCTGTAAAGAAAAGCGGATTGTTCTGCTTTTCTTTGTGAAGATGGAAATTTGCTTATGCAGGAATCTCCGTTTAACAGAACAGGCTGACTTGTTTTCCAGACAAAATCATTCTGAAAGGATCTATCCGTTTACATTAAATTCTCAGGCTGATGGGTGACATTTCACTGGATTTTTTCAGGAGAAGTGATTTCACGAGTGTCTGTCACCAGACCTGTTTTATTGGAATAATATCCGGGTAACAGCATGTTGAGAGGAGGGATTAAAATGGAATTACAAGATGCACTTAAGAAGAAAATAGGTTTGGGCACGGCTCCCCTTGGCAATATGTTCCGGGATGTGCCGGAGGAAGAAGCACTGAAGACAATCCAGAATGCGTGGGATAACGGGATTCGCTATTTTGACACAGCGCCCTTTTACGGTTTTGGCTTATCGGAACTTCGAGTAGGTGAAATACTCTCCCAATTCTCCAGAGATGAATATGTGTTAAGCTCGAAGGTTGGGCGGATTGTCCTGGAGGAAGAAGAGGAAAAAGAAGGTCTTTTTGAATATGGGCGTAAAAATAAAATTACTCATGACTACACAGAGGAAGGCACATTAAGGTCAATTGACGACAGCCTTAAACGCCTTCAGACAGACCGTCTGGATTTTGTATTCGTACATGATATTTCCCCTGACTTTCACGGGGATGAATGGATTTCAAAGTTTGATGAGGCTCGAAAAGGAGCATTTAAAACTTTGACGCGTCTCCGGGATGAAGGTGTTATTAAAGGTTGGGGGCTTGGGCTGAATAAGGCTGTTCCGATAGAACTGGCCCTCCAGCTGGAAGAAACTTCTCCGGACATTTGTTTGTCTGCAACACAGTATACAATCATGCAGCATGAAGAAGCGCTTAATAAAATGATGCCTTTAGCTGAAAAAAATAACACAGAAATCGTTGTAGGAAGCCCTTATAATTCAGGGGCACTTTTAGGATGCGATCACTTTGATTACGCGGAAGTTCCTGAAGATAAAAAGGAGCAGGCGGACCATTTGAGAAAAATTGCAGAGGAACACAATGTTTCATTAAAAGCAGCAGCACTGCAGTTCTCTACTGCCCATCCTGTGGTAAGAGCGGTGATTCCTGGTTCCACAAAGCCAGATCGCATTGAAGAGGACTTAGCTGCGATGGATGAAAAAATCCCTCAGGCGTTTTGGGATGAACTCATTGAAAAGAACTTCATTTCCAGTGAGGCACCGCTGCCAAAATAATGGCGGGTTGATTCAGGAGAAGAGATAAGGTTCGGATACATGGCAGGCTGTTGGGTAAAAAACTCAGCAGTCTGTTTTTTAGTGGAAGTCAGGATAAGGCGCGAGTTTGGCAAGGAAGTATGGGACTCCGGAGGCGTTTTGATTAAGTGAAGTGATGGGACGGTGAGTCCTAAAATGAAGGTAAAGTATTATAACAAAGATAGTAAAGGTGTCATATTAAAAGTTTAAGTATAAGAAGTGAATCAGTATGCCCGTCCCTAAAAACTCAAGGGTTATTTGTTCTTTAGATAGTAAATGTCTTTTTCGAGTTTGTTCACTTTGTCTGTAAGAAAATCGGTTCCCTTAATACGTGTTTCTGCTGCAAGTTCAAATTGGCTCCCAGCACCTTCCAATTTTGCATCCACAGCATCAAAGCGGCTGTGCATTTCGGAACGTAAATCTCCTAACTCAGATTTCACAGATGTCAATTCTGATTTCACCGATGTCATGTCAGATTTAAATGTAGACATGTCCGACTTCACTTCTGTAACCTCAGACTTCAATGTTGAAATATCTGATTTCACCGATGTCATGTCTTTACGCATCTCAGTTAATATCTCCAGAATCTGCTTTTCCATTTATATCACCTCCTTTCAAATAATTATAAAAGAAAATTAACAGGAATGCATTTTTATTTTTCTGTAATAAAAAAGAAAAAATACATAAGGAGCGGGGGACAGTGTTCCTGTCCCCTGTGTCCCTATGTACCTAAAGAAAATTCGACAGGTGCCTATGAATTATTTACTCGTTTTGCTGATTACTTTATCAGCGAGCTCCATATAAATCCTGCCGGTTGGATGGTCTTCTCCATAGATGGAAGGGGCGAAATCACCTGTGTCCAGTTCCGGCTGGCCCAGTGGTATTTGTGCTAACACTTCACTGTTTAAATCATTAGCCAGTTTCTGGGCGCCGCCCTTGCCAAAGATGTATTCTTTTTCGCCTGTAGCTTTACTTTCGAAATATGCCATATTTTCAATGACCCCGAGTATTTCATGGCCGGTTCTCATTGCCATAAGTCCTGCACGGGCTGCTACGAATGCTGCAGATGGGTGAGGTGTCGTAACGACAATTTCTTTTGTGGTCGGCAGCATGGAGTGAACATCAAGTGCCACATCTCCTGTTCCTGGCGGCAGGTCAAGGATTACGTATTCCGGGTCCTCCCATTCCACCTCCGAGAAGAAATTATTCAGCATTTTTCCAAGCATAGGTCCGCGCCAGACGATTGGAGAATTATCATGTACAAAGAAGCCCATGGATATGACTTGTACACCAAACCGGTTAACAGGCAATACCCGCTGCCCTGAAATCTTCAGCCGCTCCTGAATTCCCATCATATCAGGAACACTGAATCCGTATATATCTGCATCAATTATTCCCACTTTCTTACCTTTACGGGCCAGTGCGGTGGCAATGTTAACGGATACTGTGGATTTTCCCACACCACCTTTACCGCTCGTCACAGCGATGAAAGTGGTCTCCTCCATTCTGTCTAAGAGAGATTTATTCATTTCTTCAGCTTGTCCGCCAAGCTGTGCTAATACTTCCTCAGCCATTTTTTCAAAACGAAGCCCTACAGAATGAGCTCCTGCAGCCTTTACTGCGTTAACTACCTGCTGCTGAAGGGCCATTTGGTCTGCAGTTCCTGGCTGTGCAATTGCCAGCTTAAGGCTGACCATGTTCTCCTTTATTTTCAGCTCTTTGATGGCTTGTACATCCACTAAATTTTTCTGCAAATGAGGATCTTTTATATTCCTGAGCGAATGAACCACTTTTTCTTCTGTAATCACGAAAAACACTCCTTTAAATGAAAATAATCGCCAGATGGATGACTAATGAAACCAGGAAAGTAACGGCAATCCAGCGGTGGACTTTCCTGCTTAAAAACGGGGAGACCATTAACCCGAGGCCATCCATCGCCAAAATGAGTAATGTAACAAGAGCAACAATACCAGAAGCGATTAAGCCGGAATGAAACTCAGTAACGTTCATGTAGGCAGCGCCATGGATAAAAGCTAAACCGAAACCAACAGTGCCTGTCATGATATGGAGCGGCCGAACTATTTTGATTGAATTTGCCAGAAACTGTTTTGTACTGGAACTTAAAGGGAGTGACTGCCTTGTGATAACAAACCATAAGATGCCGTGAAGGGTTGTAATGCTTATCAAGACCAGCGAGGCCCAGCCCAGGATTTTTCCGCTAACCGTCCAGCCCGGACTGGGAATGGGCGACACTAACCAGACGCCGGCAGCAATCAGCAAAAGCAGCGTGTACAAAGCAATGCTGTTGCCGTAATAATCAGCAAAATGAACCAGTTTCATATACTTAGGGGGCCGGATGTTTCTTTCATGATATGGATTCATAGAAAATCACAACCTTTTTACATATTCAGTTACGCATCTTTCTTTTCTTCCTTCGGTGCCTCCTGACTTTCTTTTTTCACAGCTTCTTTCTCATCCATCATGCCGTTAACCGAAGACTTGAACTCTCTCAGCGTAGTCCCGACGGCTTTTCCGAGTTCCGGTAATTTCTTTGGCCCAAAAATAAGCAGCGCGATGACAAAGATCAGAATAAGGCCTGGTATACCGATATTAGACAACATACTTATCACCCTCCTGATTTATCCTTGAAAAATTGGTGGTTATATACCATGGGAAACTCTTATATAGCTATTTATATAGTGATTTTCAGAAATTAGAATGATTTTTACTTTTTCTTAAGTTGTCATGGGTCAATTTATGAGAACGCTTACTTAATAGGAAAAATCTAGTAATAACGCACGTTAAGGGAGGGGGGAGGAAATGTTTAATAAGACGTGCCCGGAAGAATATCCGATTAATTTGTTTGTGAATGGCAGGAACTTATTAACGATTCAGCTAACAGAAGTCCATCTGGATGATTGGGCTGTTGGTTATATGTACGCGGAAGGGATTATCGAATCATCAGATGAAGTTCAGGAAATTGCGATTGACCCGTACCGGGGGAATATTCATGTCAAACTGGATAATCAGGTGGACATGGAGGAGTTTTTGAAAAAAAAGAAGACGATAACTGCCGGATGCGGGAAAGGCGCCACATTCCGTTCCATGAAAGAGATGAGCCATTTTAAGAGAGTGAAAGATGCGAGAAGTGTTTCTACCGAATTATTAAGGCGGAAAATGAAAGAAATGTATAAATTAACTCCGATTTATCATCAGACCGGCGGCATGCATGCGGCGTGCATCATTGATGGGAATGACGAAATGATTGTGAGAGAGGACATTGGCAGACATAACGCCATTGACAAAGCAATTGGTGCGGCACTGAAGAAAGGGTTGATTGGCCGAGATTGTGTGATTATGACAACGGGCCGGATTTCCATGGAGATGTGTTCGAAGGTGGCCCGCTTTGGAGTAGGGGTGGCTGCATCTAGGACCGCTTCGACTAATCTAGCCGTGGCGTTGGCGAAAGAGCTGAATGTTGATCTAGTAGGCTATGTCCGGGGCCAGTCCGCTTATGTATATACAGAAGGGAAGCGGGTGATGAAACTGGTGAACGGGTAGTGGGGTGGTTGGTTGGATAAATAAGGTTTTTGTTCGTTGGATTGGGTGGGTTATTCTCGAAATCAGGTGGTTCATTCGCGAAATCGGGCGTTCAATTCTCGAAATCGTGTGCTTCATTCTCGAAAAGGGGGAGTTAACAGGCGACCTGGAATTCAATCAACGAAATCGGGGTGGCTATCAACGAAATTGGTGTTTCAATAAACGAAATCAAGTGGTCAATCAACGAACTGGAATTCAATCAACGAAATCGGTGGGTCAATCAACGAAATCTGGTGGTTAATCAACGAAAATGAGTAGTCAATCAACGAATTGGATTTCAATCAACGAAATCGGTGGGTCAATCAACGAAATTTGAGTTTCAATGAACGAAATCAAGTGATCAATCAGCGAACTGAATACCATTCATCGAAATCAGGTAGTCAACCTGCGAACAAAAAACCATATACCAAAACCACCACCATCATAAAAAAATAAATTCCACTCTATTTTTACGAAAAAGGGGGATAAGCGATGCTTACACGGCGCGAGTTCTTGAAGCGTGCTGGTGCTGTTACAGCTGGGGCAACAATTGCATCTGTGTCGGGGATTAATATCAAGCCGGTACAGGCTCAGGTTTCAAAAATCAAGCTGCAGGTGAAGGAAGGAAGACAAGTTCCAAGTGTTTGCCCATATTGTTCCGTAGGATGCGGCATGATCATCACCGAATCCGAGGGGAAAATTATCAATATTGAAGGGAATCCGGACAGCCCGCTTAACTTAGGGTCATTATGTCCGAAAGGGGCGGCCGCATTTCAGCTAGTGGAAAACGATAATCGTCCGAAAGAGGTACTGTACCGTGCACCTCACTCCACATCATGGGAAACGCAGCCTCTCGACTGGGCGATGGACCGGATTGCGGAAAAGATTAAAGAAGACCGTGACAACAGCTTTATTGAAAAACAGGATGGAAAGCTTGTTAATGTGAACCCGGCTTTAGCATCTCTGGGCGGTTCCACCCTTGAAAATGAGTGGAATTATATACATGCGAAATTAATGCGTGGTTTAGGCGTTGTGAACGTCGAAAACCACGCCCGGATATGACACAGTTCTACAGTACCCGGTCTGGGTACTTCGTATGGCCGAGGCGGCGCGACTTCCACGGCGAGAGATTTACAGGATGCTGATTGTATTGTCATTATGGGGTCAAACTTTGCGGAGAACCACCCGGTAGGTTTCCGTTTTGTTCTTAGAGCACGTGATAAGGGGGCGAAAGTCCTTCACATCGACCCTCGCTTCACACGAACTTCTGCAATGTCTTCAGATTACGTGCCAATGCGATCAGGTACAGACATTGCTTTTATCGGCGCGCTCATTAACTATGTAATTCAGAATGACAAGTTTTTTAAGGAGTATGTTGTAAATTACACGAATGCTCCGTTCATCGTGAAAGAGGAGTATAAGGATACAGAAGATCTGGAAGGTATTTTTTCAGGATTCGATCCGGACAAAAAAGCTTATGACAATGCAAGCTGGGCATATGAGCGGGAAGACCCTGTCGAGCCTGAAGGGGAGCCGGCAAACCTTTCAGAGCGTTTAGCCCGGGAAAAACTGGCGGGACGTCCAAAACGTGATGAAACGCTTCAGCATCCGAGAAGTGTGTTCCAGCTGATGAAAAAGCATTACTCCCGCTACACACCGGAAATGGTAGAGGAAATTTGCGGAACATCGAAAGAAGAATTTCTCATGGTCGCGAAAACGGTAACAGCAAACTCTAACGCAGAGCGAACCACGACATTCTGTTACGCCATGGGGTGGACCCAGCATACGTACGGAGTGCAGACGATCCGATCAGGCGCGATTCTTCAGGGGTTGCTTGGAAACATGGGACGTCCTGGCGGCGGTATTCTGGCATTAAGGGGACATGCGAACGTACAAGGGGCCACGGATTTATCCACCCTCTGGAACTCGCTCCCTGGATACCTGGATATGCCTGCAAAAGGGGCGGCACATGACACGCTGGAAGATTTCCTACGTGACAAAATGAGGCCTACAAGCTTCTGGCAGAACTATCCTAAGTATTTAGTCAGCATTTTGAAAGCATGGTATGGGGATGCGGCAACACCAGCGAACGATTTTGCATATGAGGCCCTTCCGAAAACTCTGGGTAACCATTCCCACTACAAAATGTTCGAAGATGCTTATAACGGTATCATCAAAGGGATGATGGTGATCGGGCAGAACCCTGCCGTAGGAGGCCAGAATGCGAGCTTCCACCGTAAAGCTTTGGGAAAACTCGACTGGCTTGTCGTAAAGGATCCATTCCTGATTGAAACGGCCACTTTCTGGTATGAAGCACCTGAAGTGAAGAATGGTTCTGTCAAAGCAGAAGACATTGGCACCGAGGTATTTTATATGCCATCCACCGTTTTTGCCGAAACAGAGGGCAGTTTCACTAACACAAGCCGGCTTCTCCAGACGAAGGAAAAAGCAGCAGACCCTCCGGGAGACTGCCGTTCCGACCTCTGGTTCACTTATGAGCTTGGTAAGAGACTGAAGGAATTATATAAAGATAGTAACGCCAAACGGGACTGGGGATTTAATCATCTTACCTGGGATTATGAACCGGATGTGAATCCGCGCTTTAAAATTCAGGAACCGAGTGAACATAAAATCGTGAAGGAAATCAATGGCTATGATGTAGCGACAGGTGCACCTGTTGGAGGTTTCGGAGATTTACAGGATGATGGTTCCACTGCTTGCGGCTGCTGGATTTACTCCGGAGTTTTACCGGAAGAGTCCCTTAACCGGGCGGCAAATCGCGAAGGGGATGACTACCAGTATTTAAACTGGGGTTTCGCATGGCCGGCTAACCGACGTAACCTCTACAATCGCGCATCTGCAAGGCCGGATGGAAAGCCATGGTCTGAGCGTAAAAAATATATTTGGTGGGATGCAGCGAAAGAGGAATGGACCGGGTATGACGTTCCTGACTTCGCAGCAACAAAAGCCCCGGATACACCAGCAGTGCCTGGCGGGGTAGGATTAGCAGCACAAAGCGGTAAGGATCCGTTTTTAATGAATCCGGATGGGGTTATCCAATTGTTTGCGCCTGCCGGTTTGGCGGACGGACCATTGCCAACCCATTATGAACCGCCGGATACACCTGTCTCAAAGAACATTTTATATCCTGATCAGACTTTCAGCCCGACAGCAGTCATTTTCGAGCATCTTCCTAATAACAAGGTCCATGGGGCGAACAACAGCAACTATCCATTTGTTATTACAACGTACCGTGTAACGGAGCATCATTTAAGCGGCGCAATGACTCGCTGGCTCCCATGGCTTGCAGAGTTAATGCCTGAGCTGTTCCTGGAAATCAGTCCTGAGCTGGCTTCAGAGTTAGGGGTTCAAAGTAAAGATTTCGTCACCGTCGAAACAGGCCGTGGAAAAATCGAAGCGAGAGCGCTAGTAACAAAACGTATGCGGCCATTAAAAGTGGAAGGCAAAATGGTCCACACAGTGGGAATGCCGATTCACTGGGGCTATTCCGGTGTTGCAACAGGTTCAGTTCCAAATGATTTAAGTGCTATCGTTGCCGATCCGAACGTTTACATCCACTCTTCCAAGGCATTTACCTGTAACGTGAAAAAAGGCAGATTACCAGGAGGGGTAGTATAAAATGACACAGATTGAAAGCAGAAAAGGTATGTTTATTGACACTACCCTTTGCCACGGATGTAAGGCGTGTGAAGTAGCATGTAAGTCATGGAATGAGCTGCCTGCCAACTCTGCTCCGTCGTTAACCGGGAACAGTTACGATAACACAGGCAAGCTGGACGGGGAAAACTGGCGCCATGTGAAATTTATCGAGGACATTTCTGATGACCGGAAAGATTCACGCTGGCTTTTTCTGTCAGATTCCTGTAAACACTGTCAGCTGGCAGGATGTATGTCCGTCTGCCCGACAAATGCGATTATCCGTACGGAGTTTGACACTGTCTATATTGATCATGATACGTGTATCGGCTGTAAATACTGCATTACCGGCTGTCCATTCGGTGTAATCGAGATTGGCCATCTGAGCGGGACCGCAGAAAAATGTACGTTATGTTATGACCGTCTGCAGGCCGGCCAGCAGCCGGCATGTGCCCAGGCGTGCCCGACCGATTCTATCGAGTTCGGGGAAGTGGAAGACCTGGTGACGATGGCTAAAAAGAGAGAGCAGTATTTACAATCTGCTGGCTACGGGAAAGCGCAGATTTATGGAGACAAAAATATTTTAGGCGGCCTGAACGTGTTTTACATGCTTGAAGATAAACCGGAAAAATACGGTCTTCCAAGCAATCCGCAAATGCCTCAAAAAACCATGGTTGGTGGTTACTGGAGTAGTGTTTTCAGCTTATTCGCTGTTGGCCTTGTATCCCTTCTGAGCTTCCGGTCGTACCGTGAACGGAAGTTTAAAGAAGAAGAAGAAACCACCACAGGTGCGTAAAAGGAGGCTAAAGGATGTACAATTATGAACTGACCCAATTAAAAAGTCCGGATTTTCCTTTTATTATCATCTTTGACCTTTTCATCGGCGGGATAGCGGCAGGGGCGTTTTTAGTCGCTGTCCTCCTCCTGGCCTTTGGGGGCAAAATTAATAAAGCAGGATTGCACCGTGCTTATTATATAACGATAGCACTCCTGCCGGTTTACGGATTGCTTCTTATTCTAAAGCTGGAACAAAAAGAACGGTTCGTTAATGTCATGTGGCAGGCAAGGGAAGGCAGCCTAATGATCAACTTCCAGTCGCCAATGTCGTTAGGTGCCTGGGTGTTAAATGTATTTATCGTTTTTGCGGCAGTCGGTTTTCTCTATGCGTTAAGGAAAGACGGCCTGCTTCAATTTTCATGGGCGGAAAAGCTTTATAAGTCAGCGGTCTGGCTCCATGAAGGCCCTGGGGCTAAAGTATTCCTGTCGCTTGGAGCTGTTTTTGCAGGATGGTTCGCTATGTACTTGGGAGTACTTGTGACAACATCACACCTGCCTGCATGGACAGCAACGCCTTTCATACCAACATTATGGGCATTTAGTGCAGTAGTTACAGGTGTATCTGTCGTGATTTTACTGCTTGTTTTTACGAACCGGGGTTCCCAGATGGATGAATCGATTCACCGCCTTGATAACATCGTGAAAAGTGTGATCGTCGCAAACATCGTGATGATCATCGTCTTCGTGATTGCATTGGGGCAATGGAGCGAGACGGTGACAAGAGGAATGTACGGTGCCCTCTTATGGGGCGGTGTCGTCGGTGCCGGTTTGTTAGTGCCATTACTGTTAAAAATGAAGCCAAAACTTCTCGGGCAAAAATACACGTTAATTTTTTCAAGTGTATTAGTTCTGGTCGGCGGATTTATCCTTCGGTACGTGGTGATGATGGGGCCGATGTCGTATTGGTGAGATTGAAATCGTGGGGTCATGAAGGAAGTATTGAGTCCTGCGGATACACTCGGGTGTTTAATGCGCGAAATCTAAGGTTGAATGCACGAAATCGAGAGTCTAATGAACGAAACCACCGATTCAATGAACGATATGGCGGGCCATCAACAAAATAATATAAACAGCATCTTTAGGAAAGGAGACAGCATGTATTATCCAGCTTTCTCCTTTCTTTTTATATAATCCTGTTAAATTTGTGGATAATTAACGCTTCAGACGGACGCGTTCTGCGGGCACGGCTTCAACTAATTTTTGACGGCTGAACGCCGTCAAAAATGGATTTTCAGCTCGCGCTATTCCCGCCAGAGTCGCCGCCTTACGCTGCAATCGAAAAGTTTTCAAAGGCTATATATGTTATTCATTTAGACTAGAAACTTATTAAAAGGAAAGAGGGGCGGTTATGAGCAAAGTCAGATCTGTAAAAAATGTGTGGAGCCGCATGATTGATAAAAATAAAGAACTGAAGAATGTTTCAAAGATTCATATTGATTTGATAGAGCGACTGGAAAAAGCTGAACCTTCAGTTGCTGAGCTGAATTTATCTAAAGAGGAAGTGGAAGGAAAACTTAAAGAAGGAATTCCTTACTTAGAAGGGGAAGAAGATAATATTGAGCTGAGTTCAGCTGTTATTCAGTTTCGTGAACTTTCAAGCTGGACAGGGTTAGGCGACTCCCGCTCAAATTTTAAAAAGATGGGCAAGAAAGCTGAAGATATGGAAATTCATCATCTGCTAAAGGCCTGGTTAACTGGTGAAAGTATGGCCATTGACCAGTTTGCAGATAAATTCCATCTGCCCTTGGATGTTTTATTTGTACTCGTTCGCTACAGCTTGCTGCCTACTTTACATGAATACGCAAAAGAGTTCGATCAAACTAAAGTGTTTAATGAAGAAGCATGGATGAAAGATTATTGTCCAGTATGCGGCGATCAGCACGGTCTTGCGGAATACCGGGGCAGCGAGAGATTCCGCCACTTCCGATGTTTATCATGTGCCGGCGATTGGGTGTTCTGGCGAATTGCCTGCCCCCACTGTGACAACCGGGACCATAACAAACTGAGCACCATCTTCATTAAAGAAGAGAAAGGCTCCTTCCAGATTGATGTTTGCGATGAATGCAATGGCTACGTGAAAGGAATAAATAAACTCGACCCATCAAGCCCAATATTTTTGTTATTAGACGATTTTGCAACATTTCATTTAGATATGCTGGCAAAAGA
Protein-coding regions in this window:
- a CDS encoding aldo/keto reductase, which codes for MELQDALKKKIGLGTAPLGNMFRDVPEEEALKTIQNAWDNGIRYFDTAPFYGFGLSELRVGEILSQFSRDEYVLSSKVGRIVLEEEEEKEGLFEYGRKNKITHDYTEEGTLRSIDDSLKRLQTDRLDFVFVHDISPDFHGDEWISKFDEARKGAFKTLTRLRDEGVIKGWGLGLNKAVPIELALQLEETSPDICLSATQYTIMQHEEALNKMMPLAEKNNTEIVVGSPYNSGALLGCDHFDYAEVPEDKKEQADHLRKIAEEHNVSLKAAALQFSTAHPVVRAVIPGSTKPDRIEEDLAAMDEKIPQAFWDELIEKNFISSEAPLPK
- a CDS encoding Mrp/NBP35 family ATP-binding protein, producing MITEEKVVHSLRNIKDPHLQKNLVDVQAIKELKIKENMVSLKLAIAQPGTADQMALQQQVVNAVKAAGAHSVGLRFEKMAEEVLAQLGGQAEEMNKSLLDRMEETTFIAVTSGKGGVGKSTVSVNIATALARKGKKVGIIDADIYGFSVPDMMGIQERLKISGQRVLPVNRFGVQVISMGFFVHDNSPIVWRGPMLGKMLNNFFSEVEWEDPEYVILDLPPGTGDVALDVHSMLPTTKEIVVTTPHPSAAFVAARAGLMAMRTGHEILGVIENMAYFESKATGEKEYIFGKGGAQKLANDLNSEVLAQIPLGQPELDTGDFAPSIYGEDHPTGRIYMELADKVISKTSK
- a CDS encoding twin-arginine translocase TatA/TatE family subunit, encoding MLSNIGIPGLILIFVIALLIFGPKKLPELGKAVGTTLREFKSSVNGMMDEKEAVKKESQEAPKEEKKDA
- the fdhD gene encoding formate dehydrogenase accessory sulfurtransferase FdhD codes for the protein MFNKTCPEEYPINLFVNGRNLLTIQLTEVHLDDWAVGYMYAEGIIESSDEVQEIAIDPYRGNIHVKLDNQVDMEEFLKKKKTITAGCGKGATFRSMKEMSHFKRVKDARSVSTELLRRKMKEMYKLTPIYHQTGGMHAACIIDGNDEMIVREDIGRHNAIDKAIGAALKKGLIGRDCVIMTTGRISMEMCSKVARFGVGVAASRTASTNLAVALAKELNVDLVGYVRGQSAYVYTEGKRVMKLVNG
- a CDS encoding twin-arginine translocation signal domain-containing protein; this encodes MLTRREFLKRAGAVTAGATIASVSGINIKPVQAQVSKIKLQVKEGRQVPSVCPYCSVGCGMIITESEGKIINIEGNPDSPLNLGSLCPKGAAAFQLVENDNRPKEVLYRAPHSTSWETQPLDWAMDRIAEKIKEDRDNSFIEKQDGKLVNVNPALASLGGSTLENEWNYIHAKLMRGLGVVNVENHARI
- a CDS encoding 4Fe-4S dicluster domain-containing protein, whose amino-acid sequence is MTQIESRKGMFIDTTLCHGCKACEVACKSWNELPANSAPSLTGNSYDNTGKLDGENWRHVKFIEDISDDRKDSRWLFLSDSCKHCQLAGCMSVCPTNAIIRTEFDTVYIDHDTCIGCKYCITGCPFGVIEIGHLSGTAEKCTLCYDRLQAGQQPACAQACPTDSIEFGEVEDLVTMAKKREQYLQSAGYGKAQIYGDKNILGGLNVFYMLEDKPEKYGLPSNPQMPQKTMVGGYWSSVFSLFAVGLVSLLSFRSYRERKFKEEEETTTGA
- the nrfD gene encoding NrfD/PsrC family molybdoenzyme membrane anchor subunit; protein product: MYNYELTQLKSPDFPFIIIFDLFIGGIAAGAFLVAVLLLAFGGKINKAGLHRAYYITIALLPVYGLLLILKLEQKERFVNVMWQAREGSLMINFQSPMSLGAWVLNVFIVFAAVGFLYALRKDGLLQFSWAEKLYKSAVWLHEGPGAKVFLSLGAVFAGWFAMYLGVLVTTSHLPAWTATPFIPTLWAFSAVVTGVSVVILLLVFTNRGSQMDESIHRLDNIVKSVIVANIVMIIVFVIALGQWSETVTRGMYGALLWGGVVGAGLLVPLLLKMKPKLLGQKYTLIFSSVLVLVGGFILRYVVMMGPMSYW
- a CDS encoding formate dehydrogenase accessory protein FdhE — its product is MSKVRSVKNVWSRMIDKNKELKNVSKIHIDLIERLEKAEPSVAELNLSKEEVEGKLKEGIPYLEGEEDNIELSSAVIQFRELSSWTGLGDSRSNFKKMGKKAEDMEIHHLLKAWLTGESMAIDQFADKFHLPLDVLFVLVRYSLLPTLHEYAKEFDQTKVFNEEAWMKDYCPVCGDQHGLAEYRGSERFRHFRCLSCAGDWVFWRIACPHCDNRDHNKLSTIFIKEEKGSFQIDVCDECNGYVKGINKLDPSSPIFLLLDDFATFHLDMLAKEKGYVRGCLSPPE